CCTGCAAGGGGTTCACCGGCGCTTCCGGCGGGGGCAGCCGGCACCGCATTGCGGCGGCGCTGCTGGACCCACGGGTGTTCAGCGCCCAGGGCGAACAGCTGAGCCTGTTTGCCGCGCCGCTGGCAAAGCAGCTTGCCGGGGCGGGGGCGGCGCCGGAGCTTGCGGCGGCCGCGGCGAGGGAGGAGGCGGTGAAATGTATTGCGAGCAGGATGTAGTGTACCGGTATGACGGGAGCTGGCAGGGATTTTTGTGCTGCATCCATGAGAGTGTGTACCACAAGACCATCCCCTTTGCGATCCTTCCCTGGGACGAGCCCTGCATGACCCTGTTCCCCGAGCAGCCGATTGAGACCAAGCCTGAAAAGGCGCGCCGGGTGAGCGCCAGCTTTTCAAGAAAAATGGGGTTCGGCGCCCGGGAACTGGTGATGCAGGCGTTTTTGTGCGATGAGGCGAACAAGGAGCTGGCGCTGCTGCGGTTTTTGCTGCTGGGCTACCAGGTGGGACCGCGGGTTATGGCCATGCTGGGGCACGCGGACGTGGCGCCGGTGCGCCGGATGGAGCAGCAGGTCACCCATGAAGCGCATCAGTTCACCGGCTTTTTGCGTTTTGTGGATTACGGGAGCTTTTTGGGGGCCTGCATCACGCCCAAAAGCTATGTGCTGCCCCTGCTGCGGGCGCACTTTTGCCAGCGCTACCCGGAAGAAAATTTTGTGATTTACGACCGGACCCACCGGGCCGCCCTGATTTACCAGGACCATGCGGCGGGCTACGCGCAGCTTGCCGAGCCGCCGGCGTTTCCCCAGGTGAGCGAGGAGGAAGCGGGGTTCCAGGCCTTGTGGAAGCAGTTTTACAAGACCATTGCCATTCAGGCGCGCAAAAACCCCAGGGTGCGCAGCACCCACTGCCCCAAGCGGTATTGGGTGGATATGCTGGAATTGCAGGGAGAGCGCTGAACGCCGCCGCGTTTCGTGCTATAATAACAGCAGGGATACGATGCGTGCGGGAAAGGCGCGCCCCGGCCTTGCCGGGGGCGGAAAAGGGTTTGCACGCTGATGGATCGGAGAGCGGAAAAGGGGGTAGTGAGAATGTTTGTAAAGGTAAACGGCCTGAAACTGTTTTATCAAAGGACCGGCAGCGGGCGGCCGTTTGTGCTGCTGCATGGAAATATGGAGGACCATACCATTTTTGACGTGCTGGTAAGGGAGCTGAGCCGGGAGTACACGGTCTATGCGCTGGACAGCCGCAACCACGGCAAGAGCGACAGCGTGCCCTTTTTGGATTATGGCGAGATGGCGGAGGATGTGGCCGGGTTTATTGCGGCCCTGGAGCTGGAAAGGCCGCTGCTCTACGGGTTTTCGGACGGGGGAATCATCGGCCTGCTGGTGGCCGGCCGGTACCCGGAGCTTTTGGGGAAACTGGTGGTGAGCGGCGCCAACCTGACGCCGCAGGGGATACAACCGCTGCTGCGGGCGGGGTTTAAGCTGGCGTATTGTTTCAGCCGCAGCGAAAAGCTGGAGCTGATGCTCACCCAGCCCCACATCACACAGGCCATGCTGAAACGCATCAAGACGCCCACCCTGGTGCTGGCGGGCGAGAAAGACCTGGTGACCGAGCGCGAAACCCGCGCCCTTGCCGCCCATATTTCGGGGGCAAAGCTGATGATCCTGCCGGGCGAGGGGCACGGCAGCTACGTGGTGCACAGCGACAAGCTGTATGCGGCCATGGAGCCTTTTTTGCGCGGGGAGTGAAGGGACAAAAGGAGGGCGGGGCGCCGGCGCTCCGCCCATTACGGAACAAAACGTGCATTGCCAGCAAAAAGGCGCGAACCCCAGGTTCGCGCCTTTTTGTGTAAAACGAGGCGGACGGCGAAAAGAAGGAGGCTGCCGCCGCGGGGCTCCCTTACAGGGCGGCGCACTTTTGGAGGGTACGGCGGCAGGCAGGCCCCCGGGCCGTGCAGCTGGGCCATCAGCCAGCACGGCCGGCAGGCTTTGCCAAAAAAATAGAAAAAACGGGAACCTTTGCCCCTGACGCGACGATTACAGTGCAGAGGGCAGCCCCCACATCACAAACGAAGGAGTGAGAAACGCATGCAGGCATCCGACGTATCCGGCCTGGTGGACCGCTACGGACCCGAAATCTACCGCTACTGCCGCCGGCTCGCAGGGTTTGCTCCGGACGCGGAGGACCTGTACCAGCAGACCTTTTTGCGGCTGCTGGAGCTGCCCCAGCAATTGGACGAGGAGCAAAACCCCCGGGCGCTGCTTTACAGCGTGGCGGGCGGCATCTGGAAGAACGAGGCGCGCAAGCGCGGCCGGCGGGCGGCCATTGCACAGCCCCTGGAGCTGGATGCGCAGGACGCGCCGGAGCCGGCGGCGGGGGACGACACCGAAACCGCGGCCCTGGGCCGCGCGGAACATGCCGCCCTGCGGGCGGCGGTGGATCGGTTGCCGCTGAAATACCGGGTTCCGGCGCTGCTGGCCTACGGGGCGGAGCTCCCGCTGGAGGCCATTGCAGCCATTGAAAAGCTGCCCGTTGGCACGGTGAAAAGCCGGCTGCACCGGGCAAAACAGATGCTGAGGCAGGAAATGGAGGCGCAGGGCTATGAACGACAAAAAATTTGACGTGGCGCTGAACGCGGCGCTGCAAAACAGCGAAACCCCGCCCCCCGAGCTGGACGCGGTGCTGAAAGCAAAGCTTTACCAGCGCCAGGAGCAGCTACAGGGCGAGGGCGCCCAGCGGAAGGTGCACCTGTGGTGGCTGCCCATGGTGGCGAACCTGATCGTGTGCGGGGTGCCGGCGGCGATCTTTGCGCTGCCGGTCATGCCCCTGGCCGCACACCTGGCGGCGTTTGCCCTGGGCTGGCTGGCCGTGGGGGGCGTGGTGCTGACCCTGGTGGGGCTCAAGTGCTCCGACCTGAAAGAACAACTTACCCTGGTGCTGCCGGCAAGAGGCAGAAAGGAGATACACGGATCATGATGATGGCGACGTTTGTTTTGGGATTTGTGCTTGTGGCAATGGTGCTGATGCTGGTTTTTTGGGTGACGAGCTGCGTGTGGCTTTACCAGGACTCGCGGCTGCACGGCCAGGAGCCGGTGCTGTGGGTGCTGATGGCGGTGTTTGCCAGCCCCATTGTGGCGCTGCTGCTCTACTTTATCTTCGGGCGAAAAAACACCGTGGACCCCTGCCCGGCCTGCCAATACCCGGTGGCGCGCTCGGCCCGGTACTGCCCCAACTGCGGCACCGGGAACCCGGCCTTCGGCGAGCGGCCCCCCCGGCGCAGGCTGAGCGGCGTGGGCAAGGCGGCCCTTGTGACCGGGGCCGCGGGCATGGTGCTGCTGCTGTGCACCTTTGTGGGGCTGATC
This window of the Oscillospiraceae bacterium genome carries:
- a CDS encoding DNA metabolism protein: MYCEQDVVYRYDGSWQGFLCCIHESVYHKTIPFAILPWDEPCMTLFPEQPIETKPEKARRVSASFSRKMGFGARELVMQAFLCDEANKELALLRFLLLGYQVGPRVMAMLGHADVAPVRRMEQQVTHEAHQFTGFLRFVDYGSFLGACITPKSYVLPLLRAHFCQRYPEENFVIYDRTHRAALIYQDHAAGYAQLAEPPAFPQVSEEEAGFQALWKQFYKTIAIQARKNPRVRSTHCPKRYWVDMLELQGER
- a CDS encoding alpha/beta hydrolase — protein: MFVKVNGLKLFYQRTGSGRPFVLLHGNMEDHTIFDVLVRELSREYTVYALDSRNHGKSDSVPFLDYGEMAEDVAGFIAALELERPLLYGFSDGGIIGLLVAGRYPELLGKLVVSGANLTPQGIQPLLRAGFKLAYCFSRSEKLELMLTQPHITQAMLKRIKTPTLVLAGEKDLVTERETRALAAHISGAKLMILPGEGHGSYVVHSDKLYAAMEPFLRGE
- a CDS encoding RNA polymerase sigma factor, translating into MQASDVSGLVDRYGPEIYRYCRRLAGFAPDAEDLYQQTFLRLLELPQQLDEEQNPRALLYSVAGGIWKNEARKRGRRAAIAQPLELDAQDAPEPAAGDDTETAALGRAEHAALRAAVDRLPLKYRVPALLAYGAELPLEAIAAIEKLPVGTVKSRLHRAKQMLRQEMEAQGYERQKI